The following coding sequences lie in one Haematobia irritans isolate KBUSLIRL chromosome 3, ASM5000362v1, whole genome shotgun sequence genomic window:
- the LOC142228054 gene encoding uncharacterized protein LOC142228054 isoform X2 encodes MEASDGSPPPSLCMVRAAELFPKPQMEKEDIGLKVPFQELAGESVKYLGRTDDGILALSNYRIFLQKSSTNVETSIPLGIIESAQSRDLFHLIICCKDASTVKCSFETAEQCTEWQRRIQMSVGVPETLESIFAFPFCSWACDTLNGGGGGGGGGGSQTFSSINNSNGENGQNPSSYLVLDYAERLQKSSSRYEEDFMREVERLGFDLNGSWRISHANEDFKLCPSYPPKLLVPCCISDDTLNNVANFRGSRRLPAVVWRHRKSGAVIARCSQPEVGWLGWRNTNDEQLLKALADACAFDRGEQMRQYTNSSQSAQSVPISSGDSSPSSPDGSHEEVPLDEVRKILIVDARSYTSAVTNRARGGGCECIEYYPCAEIEFMNLGNIHVIRKSFHALRQLCASPPDVPNWLGLLEKTTWLQHISGLLAASMTVCHAIEKKGRPVLVHCSDGWDRTPQIVATAQLCLDPYYRTVEGFRVLVEREWLSYGHKFADRCGHGPGSEELNERCPVFLQWLDLVHQIHKQFSCSFEFSMGYLIKLAQHSHSGLFGNFLCNTLKERLENSVFERTFSVWSFLSSPIYKNPLYRPQRDKVLWPAHNVRDLSLWTEVYLGSLGGNQNAIDFPNYNNDNLMGSLGSMSKTRSYGDLITAGFIQNSMSRRSSDPNMTVDPDLTIGSNSENNSIADLQSDDRDESPDILANLIHDTTRKLENLTNQLNIHDTDDFKLATKHHVTTAPLENVELKTTTFGKPNKADDNGVVDNGKTFTESSSNGLGFRQQNSNDQIGCDNNENSSLQMQRLESPISKLSKSDTTSLTEHYVEDQRRDEIKRVNTESTANGFNGIELSSNGIKIEKHTNVGLDIMMKSVALDDTNSSSTETVCNGSGSKMTNSKCDDSHNQWHGSVNTSTDTLVPMTELKTQNGSCDITDGSVGGDLSKSSSAQNLQDSYTAATPNAQAQNVNTDKMKISTNYNILPKVHSTTNINNGIPIQTPRPNQLSTNSNNSLILLTQINNDTALNGNNNRMQTTSRTTENEVAVGECGVGGGVGMEDSILILPEHRKLEISISGKCETIATNATTSSGLSMDSTNMQSNGTVKTSSVTATPTSATVSAFNYPYTANSTIAPSTNTVIPNTTAAASSQRRRRTSSSNSGFVAKQGNGSYISRFSLPGGGGVRSLPMTPPGLTERQQVTISCPDGLAHALSEENIRLQQIVHEHKIREDALLRELHDMRMALLKKICPNCNNANAANTDEQRMHYDNTSNLLPPHRRYFVQSLPLLYRRKCQRHHWKWSNNNNNANRIRHYSTTNTNEDDSNANDIQYDESGSDDDEYGYGYGDNYDDDIYSVSGCSALDNVENASICSWEAVEDRSNSGPSSCTTTSSSMQPNATSVLWVPDHAVSRCTSCQTEFWLGRRKHHCRCAF; translated from the exons ATGGAGGCATCTGATGGATCGCCTCCACCATCTTTGTGTATGGTACGAGCAgctgaattatttccaaaacctCAAATGGAGAAAGAAGACATTGGATTAAAAGTCCCATTTCAGGAAC tTGCTGGCGAGTCTGTTAAATATTTGGGACGTACAGATGATGGCATTTTAGCATTATCCAATTATaggatatttttacaaaaatcttcGACTAATGTCGAAACATCTATACCATTGGGTATAATCGAATCGGCACAAAGTCGGGATCTATTTCATTTGATCATTTGCTGTAAAGATGCCAGCACCGTCAAGTGTTCATTTGAGACGGCCGAACAGTGTACAGAGTGGCAAAGACGTATACAAATGTCAGTGGGGGTACCAGAGACCCTAGAATCAATATTCGCCTTTCCATTCTGTTCTTGGGCTTGTGATACTTTAAATGGAGgtggcggtggtggtggtggtggtggaagTCAAACCTTCAGTAGCATTAACAATTCCAATGGCGAAAATGGACAGAATCCCTCATCATATTTAGTATTGGACTATGCTGAAAGATTACAAAAATCCAGTTCACGATATGAGGAAGATTTTATGCGTGAAGTTGAACGTTTAGGTTTCGATTTAAATGGATCATGGCGTATATCCCATGCAAATGAGGATTTCAAACTGTGTCCCTCATATCCGCCAAAGCTTTTGGTACCATGTTGCATTTCCGATGATACATTGAATAATGTGGCTAATTTTCGAGGTTCTCGTCGTTTGCCCGCTGTGGTGTGGCGTCATCGTAAGTCCGGAGCTGTAATAGCCAGATGTAGTCAGCCGGAGGTGGGTTGGCTGGGATGGCGCAATACAAATGATGAACAATTGCTAAAGGCTTTAGCTGATGCCTGTGCATTTGATAGAGGCGAACAAATGCGTCAATATACGAATAGCTCACAATCGGCACAAAGTGTACCTATATCTTCAGGTGATAGTTCACCATCCAGTCCCGATGGTAGTCATGAAGAGGTACCTTTGGACGAAGTGCGA aaaatcCTCATTGTCGATGCTCGAAGTTATACATCCGCCGTTACGAATCGTGCTCGTGGCGGTGGATGTGAATGTATTGAATATTATCCTTGtgcagaaatagaatttatgaATTTAGGTAACATACATGTTATACGTAAGAGTTTTCATGCTTTAAGGCAGCTATGTGCTTCACCGCCGGATGTTCCCAA ttgGCTAGGTCTTTTGGAAAAGACAACATGGTTGCAACATATTTCCGGTTTGTTAGCAGCTTCTATGACTGTTTGCCATGCCATAGAAAAGAAAGGTAGGCCGGTATTAGTGCATTGTTCCGATGGTTGGGATCGTACACCACAAATTGTTGCCACAGCCCAATTATGTTTGGATCCGTATTATCGTACAGTGGAG GGCTTTCGGGTATTAGTTGAACGTGAATGGCTTAGCTATGGTCACAAATTTGCCGATCGTTGTGGTCATGGTCCTGGCTCAGAAGAATTAAATGAACGTTGTCCAGTATTTTTACAATGGCTAGATCTTGTCCATCAAATACATAAACAATTTAGTTGCAGTTTTGAATTCAGCATGGGCTATTTG ATTAAACTAGCCCAACATTCCCATTCTGGTCTTTTTGGTAACTTCCTATGTAATACCCTTAAAGAACGTCTGGAAAATTCTGTTTTCGAAAGAACATTCAGTGTGTGGTCTTTTCTCTCAAGTCCCATATATAAAAATCCATTATATAGACCACAAAGAGATAAAGTTTTATGGCCAGCTCATAATGTGAGAGACTTATCATTGTGGACTGAGGTCTATCTAGGTAGTTTGGGTGGAAATCAAAATGCAATTGATTTCCCTAACTATAATAATGATAACCTAATGGGTTCCCTAG GTTCCATGTCGAAGACAAGATCATATGGAGATTTAATAACAGCGGGTTTCATTCAAAACAGCATGTCAAGACGTTCAAGTGATCCCAATATGACCGTAGACCCAGA cttAACTATCGGTTCGAATTCGGAAAATAATTCGATTGCCGATTTACAGTCAGATGATCGTGATGAATCTCCAGATATCCTAGCAAATCTAATACACGATACAAccagaaaattggaaaatttaacaaatcaaCTTAACATTCATGACACAGACGATTTTAAATTGGCAAcaaaacaccatgtaacaactgCCCCATTAGAAAATGTagaattaaaaacaacaacatttggTAAACCAAATAAAGCGGATGACAATGGAGTTGTGGATAATGGAAAAACCTTCACGGAGTCTTCTAGTAATGGCTTAGGCTTCAGACAACAAAATTCAAATGATCAAATAGGCTGTGACAATAATGAGAACTCATCATTACAAATGCAGCGATTAGAATCTCCGATATCCAAATTATCGAAATCGGATACAACATCGTTAACTGAGCATTATGTAGAGGATCAGAGGAGAGACGAAATAAAGCGGGTAAACACTGAGTCCACGGCAAATGGTTTTAATGGCATTGAACTAAGTTCGAATggtattaaaattgaaaaacacaCTAATGTAGGCTTGGATATAATGATGAAAAGCGTGGCTTTGGATG ATACCAACAGCAGTAGCACAGAAACCGTTTGTAATGGTTCTGGTTCGAAAATGACAAACAGTAAATGTGATGACTCTCATAATCAATGGCATGGTTCAGTCAATACAAGTACCGATACTTTAGTACCAATGACTgaattaaaaacacaaaatggtAGTTGTGATATCACAGACGGAAGTGTTGGTGGTGACTTATCGAAATCATCATCGGCCCAGAATTTGCAGGATTCTTATACAGCTGCCACACCAAATGCTCAAGCCCAAAATGTTAATACGGATAAAATGAAGATCAGCACAAATtacaatattttgccaaaagttcatAGCACTACCAATATCAACAATGGAATACCAATCCAAACGCCCCGACCAAATCAATTGTCCACCAATAGTAATAATAGTCTAATACTCTTAACACAAATCAATAATGACACAGCTTTAAATGGTAACAACAATAGAATGCAAACAACAAGTCGAACAACGGAAAATGAAGTGGCAGTGGGAGAATGTGGTGTCGGAGGCGGTGTTGGCATGGAGGATAGCATACTTATATTACCTGAACATcggaaattagaaatttctATTAGTGGCAAATGTGAAACAATTGCAACTAATGCAACTACCTCGTCAGGTTTGAGTATGGACTCAACAAATATGCAATCTAATGGTACAGTCAAAACCTCATCAGTAACAGCTACACCAACCTCAGCAACAGTGTCCGCTTTTAATTATCCTTATACTGCTAACTCGACAATAGCGCCATCAACAAATACTGTAATACCTAATACAACCGCAGCTGCCTCTAGCCAAAGAAGAAGACGTACATCTTCATCGAATTCTGGCTTTGTAGCCAAACAAGGCAATGGAAG ttatatttcccGTTTCTCGTTGCCTGGAGGCGGTGGTGTACGTTCATTGCCTATGACACCTCCCGGTTTGACTGAACGACAACAAGTTACTATATCCTGCCCCGATGGTTTAGCCCATGCTTTAAGCGAAGAAAATATAAGACTACAACAAATTGTACATGAACATAAG ATTCGCGAAGATGCATTACTACGAGAATTACATGATATGCGTATGGCCCTACTAAAGAAAATATGTCCAAATTGCAATAATGCTAATGCGGCGAACACTGATGAACAG AGAATGCATTATGATAATACATCAAATCTACTACCACCACATAGACGATATTTTGTTCAATCCCTGCCTTTATTGTATCGGCGAAAATGCCAAAGACATCATTGGAAATGgtctaacaataacaacaacgccAATCGTATACGTCATTATAGCACCACAAATACTAATGAGGATGATAGTAACGCCAACGATATCCAGTATGATGAAAGTGGTAGTGATGATGATGAGTATGGCTACGGTTATGGTGATAATTATGATGATGATATATATTCGGTATCAGGG
- the LOC142228054 gene encoding uncharacterized protein LOC142228054 isoform X4, whose protein sequence is MEASDGSPPPSLCMVRAAELFPKPQMEKEDIGLKVPFQELAGESVKYLGRTDDGILALSNYRIFLQKSSTNVETSIPLGIIESAQSRDLFHLIICCKDASTVKCSFETAEQCTEWQRRIQMSVGVPETLESIFAFPFCSWACDTLNGGGGGGGGGGSQTFSSINNSNGENGQNPSSYLVLDYAERLQKSSSRYEEDFMREVERLGFDLNGSWRISHANEDFKLCPSYPPKLLVPCCISDDTLNNVANFRGSRRLPAVVWRHRKSGAVIARCSQPEVGWLGWRNTNDEQLLKALADACAFDRGEQMRQYTNSSQSAQSVPISSGDSSPSSPDGSHEEVPLDEVRKILIVDARSYTSAVTNRARGGGCECIEYYPCAEIEFMNLGNIHVIRKSFHALRQLCASPPDVPNWLGLLEKTTWLQHISGLLAASMTVCHAIEKKGRPVLVHCSDGWDRTPQIVATAQLCLDPYYRTVEGFRVLVEREWLSYGHKFADRCGHGPGSEELNERCPVFLQWLDLVHQIHKQFSCSFEFSMGYLIKLAQHSHSGLFGNFLCNTLKERLENSVFERTFSVWSFLSSPIYKNPLYRPQRDKVLWPAHNVRDLSLWTEVYLGSLGGNQNAIDFPNYNNDNLMGSLGSMSKTRSYGDLITAGFIQNSMSRRSSDPNMTVDPDLTIGSNSENNSIADLQSDDRDESPDILANLIHDTTRKLENLTNQLNIHDTDDFKLATKHHVTTAPLENVELKTTTFGKPNKADDNGVVDNGKTFTESSSNGLGFRQQNSNDQIGCDNNENSSLQMQRLESPISKLSKSDTTSLTEHYVEDQRRDEIKRVNTESTANGFNGIELSSNGIKIEKHTNVGLDIMMKSVALDDTNSSSTETVCNGSGSKMTNSKCDDSHNQWHGSVNTSTDTLVPMTELKTQNGSCDITDGSVGGDLSKSSSAQNLQDSYTAATPNAQAQNVNTDKMKISTNYNILPKVHSTTNINNGIPIQTPRPNQLSTNSNNSLILLTQINNDTALNGNNNRMQTTSRTTENEVAVGECGVGGGVGMEDSILILPEHRKLEISISGKCETIATNATTSSGLSMDSTNMQSNGTVKTSSVTATPTSATVSAFNYPYTANSTIAPSTNTVIPNTTAAASSQRRRRTSSSNSGFVAKQGNGSYISRFSLPGGGGVRSLPMTPPGLTERQQVTISCPDGLAHALSEENIRLQQIVHEHKIREDALLRELHDMRMALLKKICPNCNNANAANTDEQTIFCSIPAFIVSAKMPKTSLEMV, encoded by the exons ATGGAGGCATCTGATGGATCGCCTCCACCATCTTTGTGTATGGTACGAGCAgctgaattatttccaaaacctCAAATGGAGAAAGAAGACATTGGATTAAAAGTCCCATTTCAGGAAC tTGCTGGCGAGTCTGTTAAATATTTGGGACGTACAGATGATGGCATTTTAGCATTATCCAATTATaggatatttttacaaaaatcttcGACTAATGTCGAAACATCTATACCATTGGGTATAATCGAATCGGCACAAAGTCGGGATCTATTTCATTTGATCATTTGCTGTAAAGATGCCAGCACCGTCAAGTGTTCATTTGAGACGGCCGAACAGTGTACAGAGTGGCAAAGACGTATACAAATGTCAGTGGGGGTACCAGAGACCCTAGAATCAATATTCGCCTTTCCATTCTGTTCTTGGGCTTGTGATACTTTAAATGGAGgtggcggtggtggtggtggtggtggaagTCAAACCTTCAGTAGCATTAACAATTCCAATGGCGAAAATGGACAGAATCCCTCATCATATTTAGTATTGGACTATGCTGAAAGATTACAAAAATCCAGTTCACGATATGAGGAAGATTTTATGCGTGAAGTTGAACGTTTAGGTTTCGATTTAAATGGATCATGGCGTATATCCCATGCAAATGAGGATTTCAAACTGTGTCCCTCATATCCGCCAAAGCTTTTGGTACCATGTTGCATTTCCGATGATACATTGAATAATGTGGCTAATTTTCGAGGTTCTCGTCGTTTGCCCGCTGTGGTGTGGCGTCATCGTAAGTCCGGAGCTGTAATAGCCAGATGTAGTCAGCCGGAGGTGGGTTGGCTGGGATGGCGCAATACAAATGATGAACAATTGCTAAAGGCTTTAGCTGATGCCTGTGCATTTGATAGAGGCGAACAAATGCGTCAATATACGAATAGCTCACAATCGGCACAAAGTGTACCTATATCTTCAGGTGATAGTTCACCATCCAGTCCCGATGGTAGTCATGAAGAGGTACCTTTGGACGAAGTGCGA aaaatcCTCATTGTCGATGCTCGAAGTTATACATCCGCCGTTACGAATCGTGCTCGTGGCGGTGGATGTGAATGTATTGAATATTATCCTTGtgcagaaatagaatttatgaATTTAGGTAACATACATGTTATACGTAAGAGTTTTCATGCTTTAAGGCAGCTATGTGCTTCACCGCCGGATGTTCCCAA ttgGCTAGGTCTTTTGGAAAAGACAACATGGTTGCAACATATTTCCGGTTTGTTAGCAGCTTCTATGACTGTTTGCCATGCCATAGAAAAGAAAGGTAGGCCGGTATTAGTGCATTGTTCCGATGGTTGGGATCGTACACCACAAATTGTTGCCACAGCCCAATTATGTTTGGATCCGTATTATCGTACAGTGGAG GGCTTTCGGGTATTAGTTGAACGTGAATGGCTTAGCTATGGTCACAAATTTGCCGATCGTTGTGGTCATGGTCCTGGCTCAGAAGAATTAAATGAACGTTGTCCAGTATTTTTACAATGGCTAGATCTTGTCCATCAAATACATAAACAATTTAGTTGCAGTTTTGAATTCAGCATGGGCTATTTG ATTAAACTAGCCCAACATTCCCATTCTGGTCTTTTTGGTAACTTCCTATGTAATACCCTTAAAGAACGTCTGGAAAATTCTGTTTTCGAAAGAACATTCAGTGTGTGGTCTTTTCTCTCAAGTCCCATATATAAAAATCCATTATATAGACCACAAAGAGATAAAGTTTTATGGCCAGCTCATAATGTGAGAGACTTATCATTGTGGACTGAGGTCTATCTAGGTAGTTTGGGTGGAAATCAAAATGCAATTGATTTCCCTAACTATAATAATGATAACCTAATGGGTTCCCTAG GTTCCATGTCGAAGACAAGATCATATGGAGATTTAATAACAGCGGGTTTCATTCAAAACAGCATGTCAAGACGTTCAAGTGATCCCAATATGACCGTAGACCCAGA cttAACTATCGGTTCGAATTCGGAAAATAATTCGATTGCCGATTTACAGTCAGATGATCGTGATGAATCTCCAGATATCCTAGCAAATCTAATACACGATACAAccagaaaattggaaaatttaacaaatcaaCTTAACATTCATGACACAGACGATTTTAAATTGGCAAcaaaacaccatgtaacaactgCCCCATTAGAAAATGTagaattaaaaacaacaacatttggTAAACCAAATAAAGCGGATGACAATGGAGTTGTGGATAATGGAAAAACCTTCACGGAGTCTTCTAGTAATGGCTTAGGCTTCAGACAACAAAATTCAAATGATCAAATAGGCTGTGACAATAATGAGAACTCATCATTACAAATGCAGCGATTAGAATCTCCGATATCCAAATTATCGAAATCGGATACAACATCGTTAACTGAGCATTATGTAGAGGATCAGAGGAGAGACGAAATAAAGCGGGTAAACACTGAGTCCACGGCAAATGGTTTTAATGGCATTGAACTAAGTTCGAATggtattaaaattgaaaaacacaCTAATGTAGGCTTGGATATAATGATGAAAAGCGTGGCTTTGGATG ATACCAACAGCAGTAGCACAGAAACCGTTTGTAATGGTTCTGGTTCGAAAATGACAAACAGTAAATGTGATGACTCTCATAATCAATGGCATGGTTCAGTCAATACAAGTACCGATACTTTAGTACCAATGACTgaattaaaaacacaaaatggtAGTTGTGATATCACAGACGGAAGTGTTGGTGGTGACTTATCGAAATCATCATCGGCCCAGAATTTGCAGGATTCTTATACAGCTGCCACACCAAATGCTCAAGCCCAAAATGTTAATACGGATAAAATGAAGATCAGCACAAATtacaatattttgccaaaagttcatAGCACTACCAATATCAACAATGGAATACCAATCCAAACGCCCCGACCAAATCAATTGTCCACCAATAGTAATAATAGTCTAATACTCTTAACACAAATCAATAATGACACAGCTTTAAATGGTAACAACAATAGAATGCAAACAACAAGTCGAACAACGGAAAATGAAGTGGCAGTGGGAGAATGTGGTGTCGGAGGCGGTGTTGGCATGGAGGATAGCATACTTATATTACCTGAACATcggaaattagaaatttctATTAGTGGCAAATGTGAAACAATTGCAACTAATGCAACTACCTCGTCAGGTTTGAGTATGGACTCAACAAATATGCAATCTAATGGTACAGTCAAAACCTCATCAGTAACAGCTACACCAACCTCAGCAACAGTGTCCGCTTTTAATTATCCTTATACTGCTAACTCGACAATAGCGCCATCAACAAATACTGTAATACCTAATACAACCGCAGCTGCCTCTAGCCAAAGAAGAAGACGTACATCTTCATCGAATTCTGGCTTTGTAGCCAAACAAGGCAATGGAAG ttatatttcccGTTTCTCGTTGCCTGGAGGCGGTGGTGTACGTTCATTGCCTATGACACCTCCCGGTTTGACTGAACGACAACAAGTTACTATATCCTGCCCCGATGGTTTAGCCCATGCTTTAAGCGAAGAAAATATAAGACTACAACAAATTGTACATGAACATAAG ATTCGCGAAGATGCATTACTACGAGAATTACATGATATGCGTATGGCCCTACTAAAGAAAATATGTCCAAATTGCAATAATGCTAATGCGGCGAACACTGATGAACAG ACGATATTTTGTTCAATCCCTGCCTTTATTGTATCGGCGAAAATGCCAAAGACATCATTGGAAATGgtctaa